One genomic segment of Fundulus heteroclitus isolate FHET01 chromosome 10, MU-UCD_Fhet_4.1, whole genome shotgun sequence includes these proteins:
- the ndel1a gene encoding nuclear distribution protein nudE-like 1-A, with protein METDMMPKFSSKDEEIDFWKALSLKYKRGYDEAQEELLEFQEGSRELEAELEAQLGQAEHRIKDLQSENQRLKNEAETLKERLEHQYSQSFKQISVLEDDLGQTRSIKEQLHKYVRELEQSNDDLERAKRATIVSLENFEQRLNQAIERNAFLESELDEKESLLVSVQRLKDEARDLRQELAVRERQADVSRMSAPSSPTQDNVKMDSSVQASLSLPATPLSKSLDNAFANPPVLSNGYGSNSPLTPSARISALNIVSDLLRKVGALESKLAACRNFAKDQKARKAFSLDNSNALNANTTSYAQALSTSYFDKAGKVNRLEPGTLTAITSAPAASSPGLLRLAV; from the exons ATGGAAACGGACATGATGCCAAAATTCTCCTCGAAGGACGAGGAAATTGATTTCTGGAAGGCTCTTTCCCTCAAGTACAAGAGAGG CTACGATGAGGCgcaggaggagctgctggagtTCCAGGAGGGGAGCCGGGAGCTGGAGGCCGAGCTGGAGGCTCAGCTGGGTCAGGCCGAGCACCGCATCAAAGACCTGCAGTCCGAGAACCAGAGACTGAAGAATGAGGCGGAAACGCTGAAG GAGAGGTTAGAGCATCAGTACTCTCAGAGCTTCAAGCAGATCTCGGTGCTGGAGGACGACCTCGGCCAAACGCGCAGCATCAAGGAGCAGCTCCACAAATACGTCCGAGAGCTGGAGCAGTCCAATGACGACCTGGAGAGAGCCAAAAG AGCCACCATTGTTTCTCTGGAGAACTTCGAGCAGCGTCTGAACCAGGCCATCGAGAGGAACGCCTTCCTGGAGAGCGAGCTGGATGAGAAGGAGTCACTTCTGGTCTCGGTGCAAAGATTGAAAGATGAAGCTCGAG ATTTGCGGCAGGAGCTGGCCGTGCGAGAGAGGCAGGCAGATGTGAGCCGGATGTCCGCTCCGAGTTCTCCAACGCAGGACAACGTCAAGATGGACTCTTCTGTGCAAGCGTCCCTCTCCCTGCCTGCTACGCCTCTGAGCAAGAGTCTGGACAACGCCTTTGCCAACCCACCAG TGCTGTCTAACGGCTACGGCAGCAACTCTCCGCTGACTCCCTCCGCCAGAATATCAGCGCTCAACATCGTCAGTGATTTACTCCGGAAGGTCGGG GCTCTGGAGTCCAAGCTCGCCGCCTGCAGGAACTTCGCCAAGGACCAGAAAGCCAGGAAGGCCTTCTCTCTGGACAACAGCAACGCGCTGAATGCAAACACAACCAGCTACGCTCAAGCGCTCAGCACGTCGTATTTTGACAAAGC GGGGAAAGTGAACAGACTTGAACCCGGGACCCTGACCGCCATCACCTCGGCCCCCGCTGCTTCCTCGCCCGGCTTGCTGCGCCTGGCTGTGTGA
- the armc7 gene encoding armadillo repeat-containing protein 7, whose protein sequence is MRKSESAEAPERFAYLQSLVTEFQDTDSEEAKEQVLANLANFAYDPKNMEYLQELQVPDLFLDMLTEDNENFVEFGMGGLCNLSMDPECRDIILQSDGISLVTSCLSNRREETVLSAITTLMNLATPTTRSQLSEPGILQCMLRFSLAQSPRLRNLAAVFLQDCCSEEQVRQAQQQMQGHQTAIGIPLPKE, encoded by the exons ATGAGGAAGAGCGAGTCCGCGGAAGCGCCGGAGCGGTTTGCATATTTACAATCTCTGGTCACTGAGTTTCAGGACACCGACAGTGAAG AGGCAAAAGAGCAAGTTCTGGCAAACCTTGCCAACTTTGCATATGACCCAAAGAACATGGAGtatctgcaggagctgcaggtgcCAGACCTCTTCTTGGACATGCTGACCGAGGACAACGAGAACTTTGTGGAGTTTGGGATGG GGGGGCTGTGCAACCTCAGCATGGATCCTGAATGTAGAGACATTATCCTCCAGAGCGACGGCATCAGCCTGGTCACAAGCTGCCTGTCCAACAGGCGGGAAGAGACCGTCCTGTCGGCCATCACCACTCTCATGAACCTCGCCACGCCCACGACCCGTTCCCAGCTATCAGAACCGGGAATCCTGCAGTGCATGCTCCGCTTCTCCCTCGCACAGAGCCCCCGTCTGCGCAACCTGGCAGCCGTGTTCCTGCAGGACTGCTGCAGCGAGGAGCAAGTGAGGCAGGCCCAGCAGCAGATGCAGGGACACCAGACTGCAATTGGGATCCCGCTCCCCAAAGAATGA